ACCTTGTTCAGACTATGCAAAGTAAGCTTTAGTAAagtcatatttaaaattagtcTGAGATTCTGTAGGGAGACTGAGCCAGTGAAGGGGATGGAAACATTGCTTTCATGAGAAAAAGATGCAAAGCACGTGACTGACAGGGTGTACATGCAGTCTCTGTACCACATGAATGTGGCTGATTAGAGCCCCAAATTGCTTATCTAGAGAAGTTGCTTTCTAACATCTGCCAGTTACAGTAGATGTTCTCTTACCTTTAGCTTGATAAGTTCCTTCtatttctatgtattttctttccagcttttattttttgtcccATTTTTCACCTTAACAGCAAGTCATTCAAAGAGGGACAAAAAGCTTGCATTAGGTATCACAGTTTTGAGGGCAGGAGCTTCAAACTGATGAAACATCGAAGGGAATAATTCAGAACAGGGAGTGTTTTATCCATAAGAAGCCCAAACTGGACAGTTTAGCATGGTGTGACATTCATAGAAGTGTTATTCGTGATATATGATGTCcttaaaatgctaaaaaagtGGAAGTTCAACAGAATGATCTCTCTTATAGTATGACACTTAAAATATTAGAGTATAATATTAAAACAGCAGTAAAGTTGACTTCCTAGAAGGGGAGAGACAGAATTGGAAGTATAAACAATTTGCAAGTTCCCTTCTGATTCTAGTAAATGTTTCAGTAAAGGAGTGTGATGCCAGTCATCACCTGCATCTCCTCATTTGTATGCCTGTTTTCTTGGGACGCTGGTGATCATCTACTTGAACAAACCTTTTAAGTGCAAAACTAGACTTTAATATTGAGTGGGTTTAATTGAATGTGGCAAAAGACATGGCATAAAACATGGCTGAATGAGAAAACATAACGCAGGCAAGTCTTCCAGGAAGTCTCCAATGTGAGGAGTAAGGGTTCTGTTTCCTGGAAAAGTGTGAGCATTGTCTTATTTAATGGAAGGAGTCTCTCCAGGTGGCTTTATCTAGTTTGTTTTCAGGAAGAGTAAACCACaaggtatttcagaaatgaaatgccTTTGTCATCTgcttattgatttttatttatttaaataaatttaaaagtgtaTATGCGTATACTTGTTCATTACTATACTTTTCTTAATGCATCTAATGACGTGTCAGGCTTTTACAGAGGGATTAGCCAGGGTCCCCATACAGTTTTGCAGCTGTGGTCCAGTCCTTGGGCATGAGTCATGATTCCACACACTGATTGAAGTACATAGGAGAGCCTtcctgaatcatagaatggtttgggttggaagggaccttacaGATAGTTCCTGAAGTGCATTTACTTAGGAATTGATTATATAAATGATCATACATGGTATTCAAAATAAGTGTTCTGgcagacaaatattttcagttaagcTTCATTAAGGTAATATAAAAGTCCTAAGGGTTGCAGTTGTAGACCGTTTTGCTCAAATAGAGTGGGCTTGTTCTGACTTTCCATCTcctaaaacaaagcagatggGCGGGGAGGTGGGGATACCATGTGTTGTCTTGCTGTGTTGCTTTTCACCTAAAAGTAGTTGGGAACAGAGCATGGAGGAGGTGTCTTGGAGCATGCTGGTGCCAGGTTCCCGTAGATCCTTTTCATTGGAGTATCTTGGTTTGAGTTTTGGTCAATTGCGTCTTGAGTGTTTTCTCATAGACATCTCTTTCCAGACTGAAATGTGGGCCTTGGATATCATTCCTACGATCCAAGAGTTGTTTGAGAGTGGTGCAGGCTTCTCATTGCATCTTTTAACATGGTAGCAAAATACTTGAATACTCACGGTATTAGCCATAGAGAATAGCTGGAGGGTGAGGATTGTTTTCCcttgctttgcaaaatattgTTGGAAGTTTGTTTCTTCAGGGGCACATAAACAGAGCCAGTTAGTAAATGACTGTGGGGAAAATATTAATGCTGATAATGTGCTCCAACTGGTAGTAGGCTACTGACTTGTATTTTCTTGGAAGTGAGTGATTCCTCTTACTTGCACTACCTGGAAGTTTGGAAAGTTGCAAGAAGAGGGGATACATATTGATGTACCAGAAAGCAGGAGACTAATACTAAATTTTAATTGCtattaaaacaatgaaattgAACAGTGGTATTGGTGTGACTGGGAGATGTGGATGctatacctttttttcctctttctttttccccccctttagGAGGGCTTTcgagctgctgctctgctgctgaacagcaTGCAGTCCTTTCGGGAGCAAAGTAGTTACCACGGAAACCAGCAGAGCTACCCGCAGGAAGTGCACGGTTCATCCCGACTGGAAGAGTTCAGCCCCCGCCAGCAGGCCCAGATGTTCCAGGGCTTTGGAGGAGGTGCTGGTAGTGGACGTCGTGGAGCAACAGGAGCCTCGACAGCAATGCCTGGTGAGAGCTCTGGCCACCAGAGCTACCAAGgtttcagaaaagaagcaggAGAGTTTTACTATATGGCTGCCAACAAAGATCCAGTGGCATCAGGAGGGCAGCAGCCACCTCAGCGCAGGCCTTCTGGACCAGTACAGAGCTATGGGCCCCCTCAAGGGAGTAGCTTTGGGAGTCAGTATGGGAGCGAGGGACATGTGGGCCAGTTTCAAACACAGCACTCGACTCTTGGGGGTGTATCCCACTATCAACAGGATTATACTGGTCCTTTTTCTCCAGGGAGTGCCCAGTATCAGCAGCAGGCTTctagccagcagcagcaggtgcagCAGCTGAGACAGCAGATATATCAGTCTCATCAGCCTTTACCCCAGGCTTCCAGCCAGTCTGCTTCTAGCACCTCACACTTGCAGCCAATGCAGCGTCCATCCACCCTGCCTTCTTCTGCTTCTGGGTACCAGTTACGAGTGGGTCAGTTCAGCCAACACTATCAGCCGCCTTCGTCGTCGTcatcctcctcttttccctccccGCAGCGTTTTGGCCAGTCAGGACAGAATTATGATGGAAGCTACAGCGTGAATTCTGGGTCACAGTATGAAGGCCATGCTGTGGGTTCTAATGCACAGGCATATGGGACCCAGTCAAACTACAGTTTTCAGACTCAACCGATGAAAAGCTTTGAGCAGTCTAAGCTGCCCCAAAGTGggcagcaggggcagcagcaacagcaccCACCTCAACACGTAATGCAGTATTCAAATGCTGCCACCAAGCTCTCTCTTCAAAGTCAAGTGGGACAGTACAGCCAGAGTGAAGTTCCTGTAAGGTCACCAATGCAGTTCCACCAAAACTTCAGTCCAATCTCTAATCCATCTCCTGCTGCATCTGTGGTTCAGTCTCCAAGCTGCAGCTCTACCCCTTCTCCACTCATGCCAGGTGGAGAAAATCTCCAGTGTGGGCAAGGCAACATGTCCATGAGTTCTAGAAACCGAATCCTGCAGATGATGCCTCAGCTTAGTCCTACACCGTCTATGATGCCAAGCCCCAATGCTCATGCAGGGGGATTCAAggggtttgggctggaagggctgcaggaaaaaaggctCACAGATCCGGGCCTGAGCAGCCTGAGTGCTCTGAGTTCTCAAGTGGCCAATCTGCCCAACACAGTCCAGCACATGTTGCTCTCGGATGCCTTGGcacctcagaaaaaaagttcCAAAAGGTCATCCTCTTCAAAGAAGGCTGACAGCTGCACCAACTCAGAAGGCTCCTCGCAGGCAGAGGAGCAACTCAAGTCTCCCCTGGCAGAGTCCCTTGATGGTGGCTGTTCCAGTAGTTCAGAGGATCATGGGGAAAGGGTGAGACAGCTGAGTGGCCAGAGCACCAGCTCAGACACCACTTACAAAGCGGGTAACTTAGAGAGGTCCAACTCCTCACCAGCACAAGGCTCTCAGAATGAGCCATCAAAactcagcagcagccctgcagctaGGGAAGATGTGGCCTCCCCTGATGGGAAGGAAGCTGTGGTAGCTGTGGAAAATGCCCCAAAAGTGAATGAAAAGGCAGTTGGGGTGATTGTCTCCCGGGAAGCCATGACAGGAAGAGTAGAAAAGTCAGGTGGACAAGATAAACCTGCACAAGATGATACTTCCACAGCCACTCAGGCACCAGCTAGTGCTAGCGGAGCAAAAGAAGCTGGGCAtgcagggacacagccagaaacTCAAGGAGGAAGTAAAGGGAGCAAAAGTGGAGATAACACTAATCATAATGGGGAGGGAAACAGCCAGCCTGGTCATGCAGTTGTCGGGCCAAATTTTCCTGCAAGAACAGAACCTTCCAAATCTCCTGGCAGTTTAAGATACAGTTACAAGGATAATATAGCAGCTGGTATACAGAGAAATATTGGTGGCTTTCCACAGTATCCTTCCGGTCAAGAAAAAGGGGATTTTCCAGGGCACAGTGAACGCAAAGGCCGGAATGAAAAGTTTCCTAGCCTCCTACAGGAGGTCTTACAGGGGTACCACCATCATCCAGACAGAAGGTATTCTAGGAACGCACAGGAGCATTCTGGGATGGCTGGGAGTTTGGAGGGAGCCATGAGGCCCAATATCTTAATTAGTCAAACCAATGAATTGACCAATAGAGGCCTCTTAAATAAAAGCATGGGGTCTCTCCTGGAAGGCCCTCACTGGGGTCCCTGGGATAGGAAGTCTAGCAGCGTAGCTCCTGACATGAAGCAGATAAATCTAGCTGATTATCCTATTGGTAGAAAGTTTGATGTAGAGTCTCAGTCTTCTGCCCATGAGGGGGGAGCGCTCTCGGAGAGGAGATCAGTGATCTGTGACATATCTCCATTAAGGCAACTTGTCAGAGATCCTGGCCCTCACCCAATGGGACACATGGGTCCTGAGGCCAGAAGTGGAAGGAGTGAACGTCTTGCTCCTGGCTTGAGCCAGTCAGTAATACTCCCTGGTGGTTTAGTATCCATGGAAACAAAGATGAAAGCTCACAGTGGGCAAATAAAAGAAGAAGATTTTGAACAGTCAAAGAGCTCAGCTAGtctcaataataaaaaaacaggaGACCATTGTCATCCTGCTGGCATCAAGCATGAATCTTTCCGAGGCAATGCTAGCCCTGGAGCTGCAGTCTCCGATGCTGTTCCAGACTACATTCCCCAGCAGGACAGCAGATCGACACAGATGAGACGAGCACCTGGCAGAACTGGAAGCAGCAGGGGTAAATCACCTTCTCAATTTCATGATCTTGCTGATAAGCTGAAAATGTCACCAGGCAGAAGCAGAGGCCCAGGGACAGATCTGCATCACATGAACCCACACATGACACTATCTGAAAGAGTTAACAGGGGTTCCTTGCATTCTGCTTACCCTCAGAATTCAGAAGGCCCGTCTTTGGCTTCAGCATATCACACAAATGCTAGGCCTCATGCTTTTGGTGACCCTAACCAGAGTTTAAATTCCCAGTATCATTACAAGAGACAGATATACCAGCAACAGCAAGAAGAATACAAAGATTGGGCAAGCAGCACTGCTCAGGGTGTGattgctgcagctcagcacaggcaggagggagcaagGAAGAGCCCAAGACAACAGCAATTTCTGGAAAGAGTAAGGAGTCCCTTAAAAAATGACAAGGATGGAATGATGTACCTTCAAGGTAGCTCTTACCACGATACTGGAAGCCAGGAAGCTGGGCGCTGCGTTATGGGGAGTGACAGTACTCAGAGCAAATGCACCGAACTGAAACATGGCAACCAGAAGTTGCAGCATCACGAGTCTGGTTGGGACCTCTCTCGGCAAACTTCTCCTGCCAAAAGCAGTGGCCCTCTCGGAGCAGCCAACCAAAAAAGATTTTGCCCTCAAGAAAGTGATGGGCATCGACGAGAGGAATCTACAGATTTGCCCAAGCCTAGTAATGCCATGCTCAGGCTCCCTGGCCAAGAAGACCAGTCTCCTCAAAATCCATTAATTATGAGGAGGAGAGTCCGTTCTTTCATCTCGCCTATTCCTACCAAAAGACAGCCACAGGATATGAAGAATAGTGGCAGTGAAGATAAAGGGCGACTGATGACTTCAGCAAAAGAAGGAGCTGATAAAACGTACAACTCCTATGCCCATTCATCTCAAAGCCAAGATGTTGGCAAGTCAGTTGCAAAGGGAGATTCCTTCAAGGACCTGCCAAGTCCTGATAGTAGGAATTGCCCTGCTGTTTCCCTCACAAGCCCTGCTAAGACCAAAATACTGCCCCCAAGAAAGGGACGAGGATTAAAACTGGAAGCTATTGTTCAAAAAATTACGTCTCCCAATATTAGGAGAAGTGTTTCTACCAACAGTGCTGAAACTGGTGCAGATACTGTCACTCTTGATGACATCTTGTCCCTTAAGAGTGGACCTGAAGGAGGCAATGTGGCTGGACATGGACCAGAGgctgagaagagaaaaggagagatgtCAGATCAAGTGGGGCCAGCAAGCCAGGATACAGCTGGTGAAATAACTCTTCCAAGATCTTCAGAAGAGTGGCAAAGCAGTGAGAATGATAAAACCAAGAAAGAGGTCCCTGAAACTGCCAGTGTTGGTAAAGAAGGAGCAGGATCCAGTGCAGCACCACCACCTTCTCAGAAGTCAGGTGGTCAGGGAAGGTCTGATGGATCTGTAAGCGGAGCTGGAACTCTGGCCTTTTCCGACTCAAAAACAATTTCCCCTTCCAGTGGGTTTACTTCTGAACCAAATCCGAAGTCTGAGGAAAAAGATGGAGATGTGACAAACATTTCACCCAAGCCAGATGGTTTCCCTCCAAAGGGATATTTTccctctggaaagaaaaaggggaggCCAATTGGGAGCGTGAACaagcaaaagaagcagcagcaacagcagcagcagcaacagcagcaactgcCACCgcctcctccacccccaccaGTACCTTCACAGTCTTCAGAGGGGGTAGGTGGTGGTGAGCCAAAACCGAAGAGGCAAAGGAGGGAGAGGCGAAaacctgcagcacagccacGGAAGCGGAAGCCTAGACGGGCTGCTCCGATTGTGGAGCCTCAAGAACCAGAGATCAAGCTTAAATATGCTACCCAGTCTGTAGATAAAACTGACTCCAAGAATAAGTCATTTTTCCCTTATATTCATGTGGTAAACAAGTGTGAATTAGGCGCTGTGTGCACAATCATTaatgcagaggaagaggagcagaacaAATTGGTGAGGGGTCGGAAAGGACAGAGGTCTTCAACACCCCCTCCTAGCAACGTGGAGAGCAAAGTGCTGCCCACCTCAACTTTCATGCTGCAGGGCCCTGTAGTAACAGAGTCTTCTGTCTTAGGGCATCTGGTTTGCTGCCTGTGCGGCAAATGGGCCAGCTATCGTAACATGGGTGACCTCTTTGGTCCTTTCTACCCCCAGGATTACGCAGCCACCTTGCCCAAGAACCCGCCTCCAAAGAGGgccacagaaatgcaa
This sequence is a window from Balearica regulorum gibbericeps isolate bBalReg1 chromosome 1, bBalReg1.pri, whole genome shotgun sequence. Protein-coding genes within it:
- the TCF20 gene encoding transcription factor 20 isoform X4, producing MQSFREQSSYHGNQQSYPQEVHGSSRLEEFSPRQQAQMFQGFGGGAGSGRRGATGASTAMPGESSGHQSYQGFRKEAGEFYYMAANKDPVASGGQQPPQRRPSGPVQSYGPPQGSSFGSQYGSEGHVGQFQTQHSTLGGVSHYQQDYTGPFSPGSAQYQQQASSQQQQVQQLRQQIYQSHQPLPQASSQSASSTSHLQPMQRPSTLPSSASGYQLRVGQFSQHYQPPSSSSSSSFPSPQRFGQSGQNYDGSYSVNSGSQYEGHAVGSNAQAYGTQSNYSFQTQPMKSFEQSKLPQSGQQGQQQQHPPQHVMQYSNAATKLSLQSQVGQYSQSEVPVRSPMQFHQNFSPISNPSPAASVVQSPSCSSTPSPLMPGGENLQCGQGNMSMSSRNRILQMMPQLSPTPSMMPSPNAHAGGFKGFGLEGLQEKRLTDPGLSSLSALSSQVANLPNTVQHMLLSDALAPQKKSSKRSSSSKKADSCTNSEGSSQAEEQLKSPLAESLDGGCSSSSEDHGERVRQLSGQSTSSDTTYKAGNLERSNSSPAQGSQNEPSKLSSSPAAREDVASPDGKEAVVAVENAPKVNEKAVGVIVSREAMTGRVEKSGGQDKPAQDDTSTATQAPASASGAKEAGHAGTQPETQGGSKGSKSGDNTNHNGEGNSQPGHAVVGPNFPARTEPSKSPGSLRYSYKDNIAAGIQRNIGGFPQYPSGQEKGDFPGHSERKGRNEKFPSLLQEVLQGYHHHPDRRYSRNAQEHSGMAGSLEGAMRPNILISQTNELTNRGLLNKSMGSLLEGPHWGPWDRKSSSVAPDMKQINLADYPIGRKFDVESQSSAHEGGALSERRSVICDISPLRQLVRDPGPHPMGHMGPEARSGRSERLAPGLSQSVILPGGLVSMETKMKAHSGQIKEEDFEQSKSSASLNNKKTGDHCHPAGIKHESFRGNASPGAAVSDAVPDYIPQQDSRSTQMRRAPGRTGSSRGKSPSQFHDLADKLKMSPGRSRGPGTDLHHMNPHMTLSERVNRGSLHSAYPQNSEGPSLASAYHTNARPHAFGDPNQSLNSQYHYKRQIYQQQQEEYKDWASSTAQGVIAAAQHRQEGARKSPRQQQFLERVRSPLKNDKDGMMYLQGSSYHDTGSQEAGRCVMGSDSTQSKCTELKHGNQKLQHHESGWDLSRQTSPAKSSGPLGAANQKRFCPQESDGHRREESTDLPKPSNAMLRLPGQEDQSPQNPLIMRRRVRSFISPIPTKRQPQDMKNSGSEDKGRLMTSAKEGADKTYNSYAHSSQSQDVGKSVAKGDSFKDLPSPDSRNCPAVSLTSPAKTKILPPRKGRGLKLEAIVQKITSPNIRRSVSTNSAETGADTVTLDDILSLKSGPEGGNVAGHGPEAEKRKGEMSDQVGPASQDTAGEITLPRSSEEWQSSENDKTKKEVPETASVGKEGAGSSAAPPPSQKSGGQGRSDGSVSGAGTLAFSDSKTISPSSGFTSEPNPKSEEKDGDVTNISPKPDGFPPKGYFPSGKKKGRPIGSVNKQKKQQQQQQQQQQQLPPPPPPPPVPSQSSEGVGGGEPKPKRQRRERRKPAAQPRKRKPRRAAPIVEPQEPEIKLKYATQSVDKTDSKNKSFFPYIHVVNKCELGAVCTIINAEEEEQNKLVRGRKGQRSSTPPPSNVESKVLPTSTFMLQGPVVTESSVLGHLVCCLCGKWASYRNMGDLFGPFYPQDYAATLPKNPPPKRATEMQSKVKVRHKSASNGSKTDTEEEEEQQQQKEQRSLAAHPRFKRRHRSEDCSGASRSLSRGASCKKATTDSGSGGEKTPLDSKPSMPTSEGGTELELQIPELPLDSNEFWVHEGCILWANGIYLVCGRLYGLQEAVEIAREMKCSHCQEPGATLGCYNKGCSFRYHYPCAIDADIPFSLTPTPLQQIQ
- the TCF20 gene encoding transcription factor 20 isoform X2; translated protein: MQSFREQSSYHGNQQSYPQEVHGSSRLEEFSPRQQAQMFQGFGGGAGSGRRGATGASTAMPGESSGHQSYQGFRKEAGEFYYMAANKDPVASGGQQPPQRRPSGPVQSYGPPQGSSFGSQYGSEGHVGQFQTQHSTLGGVSHYQQDYTGPFSPGSAQYQQQASSQQQQVQQLRQQIYQSHQPLPQASSQSASSTSHLQPMQRPSTLPSSASGYQLRVGQFSQHYQPPSSSSSSSFPSPQRFGQSGQNYDGSYSVNSGSQYEGHAVGSNAQAYGTQSNYSFQTQPMKSFEQSKLPQSGQQGQQQQHPPQHVMQYSNAATKLSLQSQVGQYSQSEVPVRSPMQFHQNFSPISNPSPAASVVQSPSCSSTPSPLMPGGENLQCGQGNMSMSSRNRILQMMPQLSPTPSMMPSPNAHAGGFKGFGLEGLQEKRLTDPGLSSLSALSSQVANLPNTVQHMLLSDALAPQKKSSKRSSSSKKADSCTNSEGSSQAEEQLKSPLAESLDGGCSSSSEDHGERVRQLSGQSTSSDTTYKAGNLERSNSSPAQGSQNEPSKLSSSPAAREDVASPDGKEAVVAVENAPKVNEKAVGVIVSREAMTGRVEKSGGQDKPAQDDTSTATQAPASASGAKEAGHAGTQPETQGGSKGSKSGDNTNHNGEGNSQPGHAVVGPNFPARTEPSKSPGSLRYSYKDNIAAGIQRNIGGFPQYPSGQEKGDFPGHSERKGRNEKFPSLLQEVLQGYHHHPDRRYSRNAQEHSGMAGSLEGAMRPNILISQTNELTNRGLLNKSMGSLLEGPHWGPWDRKSSSVAPDMKQINLADYPIGRKFDVESQSSAHEGGALSERRSVICDISPLRQLVRDPGPHPMGHMGPEARSGRSERLAPGLSQSVILPGGLVSMETKMKAHSGQIKEEDFEQSKSSASLNNKKTGDHCHPAGIKHESFRGNASPGAAVSDAVPDYIPQQDSRSTQMRRAPGRTGSSRGKSPSQFHDLADKLKMSPGRSRGPGTDLHHMNPHMTLSERVNRGSLHSAYPQNSEGPSLASAYHTNARPHAFGDPNQSLNSQYHYKRQIYQQQQEEYKDWASSTAQGVIAAAQHRQEGARKSPRQQQFLERVRSPLKNDKDGMMYLQGSSYHDTGSQEAGRCVMGSDSTQSKCTELKHGNQKLQHHESGWDLSRQTSPAKSSGPLGAANQKRFCPQESDGHRREESTDLPKPSNAMLRLPGQEDQSPQNPLIMRRRVRSFISPIPTKRQPQDMKNSGSEDKGRLMTSAKEGADKTYNSYAHSSQSQDVGKSVAKGDSFKDLPSPDSRNCPAVSLTSPAKTKILPPRKGRGLKLEAIVQKITSPNIRRSVSTNSAETGADTVTLDDILSLKSGPEGGNVAGHGPEAEKRKGEMSDQVGPASQDTAGEITLPRSSEEWQSSENDKTKKEVPETASVGKEGAGSSAAPPPSQKSGGQGRSDGSVSGAGTLAFSDSKTISPSSGFTSEPNPKSEEKDGDVTNISPKPDGFPPKGYFPSGKKKGRPIGSVNKQKKQQQQQQQQQQQLPPPPPPPPVPSQSSEGVGGGEPKPKRQRRERRKPAAQPRKRKPRRAAPIVEPQEPEIKLKYATQSVDKTDSKNKSFFPYIHVVNKCELGAVCTIINAEEEEQNKLVRGRKGQRSSTPPPSNVESKVLPTSTFMLQGPVVTESSVLGHLVCCLCGKWASYRNMGDLFGPFYPQDYAATLPKNPPPKRATEMQSKVKVRHKSASNGSKTDTEEEEEQQQQKEQRSLAAHPRFKRRHRSEDCSGASRSLSRGASCKKATTDSGSGGEKTPLDSKPSMPTSEGGTELELQIPELPLDSNEFWVHEGCILWANGIYLVCGRLYGLQEAVEIAREMKCSHCQEPGATLGCYNKGCSFRYHYPCAIDADCLLNEENFSVRCPKHKNKMVKGSLSTEQSERG
- the TCF20 gene encoding transcription factor 20 isoform X3, which encodes MQSFREQSSYHGNQQSYPQEVHGSSRLEEFSPRQQAQMFQGFGGGAGSGRRGATGASTAMPGESSGHQSYQGFRKEAGEFYYMAANKDPVASGGQQPPQRRPSGPVQSYGPPQGSSFGSQYGSEGHVGQFQTQHSTLGGVSHYQQDYTGPFSPGSAQYQQQASSQQQQVQQLRQQIYQSHQPLPQASSQSASSTSHLQPMQRPSTLPSSASGYQLRVGQFSQHYQPPSSSSSSSFPSPQRFGQSGQNYDGSYSVNSGSQYEGHAVGSNAQAYGTQSNYSFQTQPMKSFEQSKLPQSGQQGQQQQHPPQHVMQYSNAATKLSLQSQVGQYSQSEVPVRSPMQFHQNFSPISNPSPAASVVQSPSCSSTPSPLMPGGENLQCGQGNMSMSSRNRILQMMPQLSPTPSMMPSPNAHAGGFKGFGLEGLQEKRLTDPGLSSLSALSSQVANLPNTVQHMLLSDALAPQKKSSKRSSSSKKADSCTNSEGSSQAEEQLKSPLAESLDGGCSSSSEDHGERVRQLSGQSTSSDTTYKAGNLERSNSSPAQGSQNEPSKLSSSPAAREDVASPDGKEAVVAVENAPKVNEKAVGVIVSREAMTGRVEKSGGQDKPAQDDTSTATQAPASASGAKEAGHAGTQPETQGGSKGSKSGDNTNHNGEGNSQPGHAVVGPNFPARTEPSKSPGSLRYSYKDNIAAGIQRNIGGFPQYPSGQEKGDFPGHSERKGRNEKFPSLLQEVLQGYHHHPDRRYSRNAQEHSGMAGSLEGAMRPNILISQTNELTNRGLLNKSMGSLLEGPHWGPWDRKSSSVAPDMKQINLADYPIGRKFDVESQSSAHEGGALSERRSVICDISPLRQLVRDPGPHPMGHMGPEARSGRSERLAPGLSQSVILPGGLVSMETKMKAHSGQIKEEDFEQSKSSASLNNKKTGDHCHPAGIKHESFRGNASPGAAVSDAVPDYIPQQDSRSTQMRRAPGRTGSSRGKSPSQFHDLADKLKMSPGRSRGPGTDLHHMNPHMTLSERVNRGSLHSAYPQNSEGPSLASAYHTNARPHAFGDPNQSLNSQYHYKRQIYQQQQEEYKDWASSTAQGVIAAAQHRQEGARKSPRQQQFLERVRSPLKNDKDGMMYLQGSSYHDTGSQEAGRCVMGSDSTQSKCTELKHGNQKLQHHESGWDLSRQTSPAKSSGPLGAANQKRFCPQESDGHRREESTDLPKPSNAMLRLPGQEDQSPQNPLIMRRRVRSFISPIPTKRQPQDMKNSGSEDKGRLMTSAKEGADKTYNSYAHSSQSQDVGKSVAKGDSFKDLPSPDSRNCPAVSLTSPAKTKILPPRKGRGLKLEAIVQKITSPNIRRSVSTNSAETGADTVTLDDILSLKSGPEGGNVAGHGPEAEKRKGEMSDQVGPASQDTAGEITLPRSSEEWQSSENDKTKKEVPETASVGKEGAGSSAAPPPSQKSGGQGRSDGSVSGAGTLAFSDSKTISPSSGFTSEPNPKSEEKDGDVTNISPKPDGFPPKGYFPSGKKKGRPIGSVNKQKKQQQQQQQQQQQLPPPPPPPPVPSQSSEGVGGGEPKPKRQRRERRKPAAQPRKRKPRRAAPIVEPQEPEIKLKYATQSVDKTDSKNKSFFPYIHVVNKCELGAVCTIINAEEEEQNKLVRGRKGQRSSTPPPSNVESKVLPTSTFMLQGPVVTESSVLGHLVCCLCGKWASYRNMGDLFGPFYPQDYAATLPKNPPPKRATEMQSKVKVRHKSASNGSKTDTEEEEEQQQQKEQRSLAAHPRFKRRHRSEDCSGASRSLSRGASCKKATTDSGSGGEKTPLDSKPSMPTSEGGTELELQIPELPLDSNEFWVHEGCILWANGIYLVCGRLYGLQEAVEIAREMKCSHCQEPGATLGCYNKGCSFRYHYPCAIDADCLLNEENFSVRCPKHKVRLLR
- the TCF20 gene encoding transcription factor 20 isoform X1, coding for MQSFREQSSYHGNQQSYPQEVHGSSRLEEFSPRQQAQMFQGFGGGAGSGRRGATGASTAMPGESSGHQSYQGFRKEAGEFYYMAANKDPVASGGQQPPQRRPSGPVQSYGPPQGSSFGSQYGSEGHVGQFQTQHSTLGGVSHYQQDYTGPFSPGSAQYQQQASSQQQQVQQLRQQIYQSHQPLPQASSQSASSTSHLQPMQRPSTLPSSASGYQLRVGQFSQHYQPPSSSSSSSFPSPQRFGQSGQNYDGSYSVNSGSQYEGHAVGSNAQAYGTQSNYSFQTQPMKSFEQSKLPQSGQQGQQQQHPPQHVMQYSNAATKLSLQSQVGQYSQSEVPVRSPMQFHQNFSPISNPSPAASVVQSPSCSSTPSPLMPGGENLQCGQGNMSMSSRNRILQMMPQLSPTPSMMPSPNAHAGGFKGFGLEGLQEKRLTDPGLSSLSALSSQVANLPNTVQHMLLSDALAPQKKSSKRSSSSKKADSCTNSEGSSQAEEQLKSPLAESLDGGCSSSSEDHGERVRQLSGQSTSSDTTYKAGNLERSNSSPAQGSQNEPSKLSSSPAAREDVASPDGKEAVVAVENAPKVNEKAVGVIVSREAMTGRVEKSGGQDKPAQDDTSTATQAPASASGAKEAGHAGTQPETQGGSKGSKSGDNTNHNGEGNSQPGHAVVGPNFPARTEPSKSPGSLRYSYKDNIAAGIQRNIGGFPQYPSGQEKGDFPGHSERKGRNEKFPSLLQEVLQGYHHHPDRRYSRNAQEHSGMAGSLEGAMRPNILISQTNELTNRGLLNKSMGSLLEGPHWGPWDRKSSSVAPDMKQINLADYPIGRKFDVESQSSAHEGGALSERRSVICDISPLRQLVRDPGPHPMGHMGPEARSGRSERLAPGLSQSVILPGGLVSMETKMKAHSGQIKEEDFEQSKSSASLNNKKTGDHCHPAGIKHESFRGNASPGAAVSDAVPDYIPQQDSRSTQMRRAPGRTGSSRGKSPSQFHDLADKLKMSPGRSRGPGTDLHHMNPHMTLSERVNRGSLHSAYPQNSEGPSLASAYHTNARPHAFGDPNQSLNSQYHYKRQIYQQQQEEYKDWASSTAQGVIAAAQHRQEGARKSPRQQQFLERVRSPLKNDKDGMMYLQGSSYHDTGSQEAGRCVMGSDSTQSKCTELKHGNQKLQHHESGWDLSRQTSPAKSSGPLGAANQKRFCPQESDGHRREESTDLPKPSNAMLRLPGQEDQSPQNPLIMRRRVRSFISPIPTKRQPQDMKNSGSEDKGRLMTSAKEGADKTYNSYAHSSQSQDVGKSVAKGDSFKDLPSPDSRNCPAVSLTSPAKTKILPPRKGRGLKLEAIVQKITSPNIRRSVSTNSAETGADTVTLDDILSLKSGPEGGNVAGHGPEAEKRKGEMSDQVGPASQDTAGEITLPRSSEEWQSSENDKTKKEVPETASVGKEGAGSSAAPPPSQKSGGQGRSDGSVSGAGTLAFSDSKTISPSSGFTSEPNPKSEEKDGDVTNISPKPDGFPPKGYFPSGKKKGRPIGSVNKQKKQQQQQQQQQQQLPPPPPPPPVPSQSSEGVGGGEPKPKRQRRERRKPAAQPRKRKPRRAAPIVEPQEPEIKLKYATQSVDKTDSKNKSFFPYIHVVNKCELGAVCTIINAEEEEQNKLVRGRKGQRSSTPPPSNVESKVLPTSTFMLQGPVVTESSVLGHLVCCLCGKWASYRNMGDLFGPFYPQDYAATLPKNPPPKRATEMQSKVKVRHKSASNGSKTDTEEEEEQQQQKEQRSLAAHPRFKRRHRSEDCSGASRSLSRGASCKKATTDSGSGGEKTPLDSKPSMPTSEGGTELELQIPELPLDSNEFWVHEGCILWANGIYLVCGRLYGLQEAVEIAREMKCSHCQEPGATLGCYNKGCSFRYHYPCAIDADCLLNEENFSVRCPKHKPLLPCSLPSLQNKMVKGSLSTEQSERG